The sequence TGCAGCCTCAAAAGGGCTGGCGGCGCCTGCAATTGCGGACACCACAAAAAAGCCGTCAACTTTAGTTTCTTTCAAACCGGCCAAATCTTGTAATTTTACCCCCCCGCCAACAACAACAGGCAAAGGACTTAATTCTTTCAATTTCTTAATTTCGGACAAGGTGCGCTCAACTACAACGCCATCAACCAAACCGCAATCCGGCTTTGTGGCGGTTGCATGCAAAGGACCGGCGCCAAAATAATCAACGGTTCCGGATTTGAAATTTTTAATATATTCAAACAAATCTTTAGAGCGGGCAGAAAGACCTATAATAGCATCTTCACCAAGGATTTTGCGCGCCGATTCAACAGAAACGTC is a genomic window of Endomicrobium proavitum containing:
- a CDS encoding thiamine phosphate synthase, producing the protein MSHLRKSFDLSVYFVLGPENVGSLGFREVVKQSIAGGITFLQVRSKVVSAAELADLGRIAAEEIKLAGKENKIALVIDDRVDVAYDLRLNGVKIDGVHLGQSDVSVESARKILGEDAIIGLSARSKDLFEYIKNFKSGTVDYFGAGPLHATATKPDCGLVDGVVVERTLSEIKKLKELSPLPVVVGGGVKLQDLAGLKETKVDGFFVVSAIAGAASPFEAAKKLAEFWGK